A genomic stretch from Microtus pennsylvanicus isolate mMicPen1 chromosome 11, mMicPen1.hap1, whole genome shotgun sequence includes:
- the Mrm3 gene encoding rRNA methyltransferase 3, mitochondrial translates to MAAPAKVTWYSMRPLLRVVQARDLEARRWVRALRRSPVRVLLPSGQVEERKRAPDKQPLKAVPEAASQEQRLKHPLETSPSQTPHSWEETGLRYDKAIPGDRRLSSVMTIVKSRSFREKQGKILLEGRRLIADALKAGAVPKVFFFSRLEYVKELPVDKLKGVSLIKVKFDDIKDWSDLVTPQGIMGIFAKPDPVKMTYPKTQLHHSLPLVLICDNLRDPGNLGTILRSAAGAGCSKVLLTKGCVDAWEPKVIRAGMGAHFQVPIVNNLEWETVPDHLPPDTRVHVADNCGLHAQVQTSNKASDRDWTCDRRFLKFHKYEEEDLDTETRKDWLPKLKVQSYDLDWTEAPAAVVIGGETHGVSLESLQLAESTGGRRLLIPVVPGVDSLNSAMAASILLFEGKRQLRIKVEDLSRDRSYH, encoded by the exons ATGGCCGCACCCGCGAAGGTTACGTGGTATTCCATGAGACCATTGCTGCGGGTGGTCCAGGCTCGGGACCTCGAGGCGCGGCGCTGGGTCCGGGCGCTGCGGCGCAGCCCGGTGAGAGTGCTGCTTCCCTCTGGACAGGTGGAGGAACGGAAGCGTGCTCCTGACAAGCAGCCTCTCAAGGCGGTCCCTGAGGCCGCTTCTCAGGAGCAGCGACTTAAACACCCTCTTGAGACATCCCCATCCCAGACACCTCACTCCTGGGAAGAAACAGGGCTTCGCTATGACAAGGCCATTCCCGGGGACAGGAGGCTAAG CAGTGTCATGACAATAGTTAAATCCAGGTCTTTTCGGGAAAAGCAAGGGAAGATCCTCCTGGAAGGTCGCAGGCTGATTGCAGACGCTCTCAAGGCTGGAGCTGTGCCGAAGGTGTTCTTTTTCAGCCGTCTGGAATACGTCAAGGAGTTGCCGGTGGATAAACTGAAAGGTGTCAGCCTCATTAAAGTGAAATTTGACGATATCAAGGATTGGTCCGACCTAGTAACGCCGCAAGGAATAATGG GGATTTTTGCCAAACCTGACCCTGTTAAGATGACATATCCAAAGACTCAGCTTCACCATTCACTGCCTTTAGTGTTGATTTGTGACAATCTCCGTGACCCTGGGAACCTGGGGACAATTCTGAGATCTGCAGCTGGAGCAGGCTGCAGTAAAGTCTTACTCACCAAAG GCTGTGTGGATGCTTGGGAGCCTAAAGTGATCCGGGCAGGCATGGGAGCACATTTCCAGGTGCCCATTGTAAACAATCTGGAATGGGAAACAGTGCCCGATCACTTGCCCCCTGACACCCGAGTCCATGTGGCGGACAACTGTGGTCTCCATGCTCAGGTTCAGACATCTAATAAAGCTAGTGACCGTGACTGGACATGTGATCGACGATTCCTGAAGTTTCACAAGTATGAAGAAGAGGACCTAGACACTGAAACCAGAAAAGACTGGCTTCCCAAACTCAAGGTCCAGAGTTACGACTTGGACTGGACAGAAGCACCAGCAGCTGTGGTGATAGGTGGGGAGACACATGGAGTGAGCCTGGAATCCCTGCAATTGGCTGAGAGTACTGGTGGCAGGAGACTGCTGATCCCTGTTGTACCTGGAGTGGACAGCCTGAATTCAGCCATGGCTGCCAGCATCCTGCTCTTTGAAGGGAAAAGGCAGCTGAGGATAAAGGTGGAAGACTTGAGCAGGGACAGGAGTTACCACTGA
- the Glod4 gene encoding glyoxalase domain-containing protein 4 translates to MATRRALHFVFKVGNRFQTVHFFRDVLGMQVLRHEEFEEGCKAACNGPYDGKWSKTMVGFGPEDDHFVAELTYNYGIGDYKLGNDFMGITLASSQAVSNARKLEWPLSKVAEGVFETEAPGGYKFYLQDRSLSQSDPVLKVTLAVTDFQKSLNYWSNLLGMKIYEQDKEKQRALLGYADNQCKLELQGIKGAVDHAAAFGRIAFSCPQNELSDIEALMKRENQSILTPLVSLDTPGKATVQVVILADPDGHEICFVGDEAFRELSKRDPKGNKLLDDAMAADKSDEWFATRNKPKASG, encoded by the exons ATGGCCACTCGTCGAGCTCTGCATTTCGTATTCAAAGTGGGGAACCGCTTCCAGACGGTGCATTTCTTTCGAGATGTCCTGGGGATGCAG GTTCTGCGCCATGAGGAATTTGAAGAAGGCTGCAAAGCTGCATGTAATGG gccttATGATGGGAAGTGGAGTAAAACAATGGTGGGCTTTGGGCCTGAGGATGATCATTTTGTTGCAGAACTGACGTACAATTATGGCATTGGAGACTACAAGCTTGGCAACGACTTCATG GGAATCACACTTGCTTCCAGCCAGGCTGTCAGCAATGCCAGGAAGCTTGAGTGGCCACTCAGTAAAGTTGCAGAAGGAGTTTTTGAAACTGAGGCCCCAGGAGGATATAAGTTCTATCTGCAAGATCGAAGTCTCTCCCAGTCAG ATCCTGTATTAAAAGTCACTCTAGCAGTGACTGATTTCCAGAAGTCCTTGAACTACTGGTCTAATCTCCTGGGAATGAAAATTTATGAGCAGGACAAGGAGAAGCAGAGGGCTCTGCTGGGCTATGCTGATAACCAG TGTAAGCTGGAGCTGCAGGGTATCAAGGGTGCAGTTGATCATGCAGCAGCCTTTGGAAGAATTGCCTTTTCTTGTCCTCAGAACGAG TTGTCAGACATAGAAGCCTTGATGAAAAGGGAGAACCAGTCGATCCTGACTCCACTGGTGAGTCTGGATACCCCAGGGAAGGCGACAGTACAAGTAGTCATCCTGGCTGACCCT GATGGAcatgaaatttgttttgttggggACGAAGCTTTTCGAGAACTTTCTAAGAGGGATCCCAAAGGAAACAAGTTATTGGATGAT